One window from the genome of Emys orbicularis isolate rEmyOrb1 chromosome 10, rEmyOrb1.hap1, whole genome shotgun sequence encodes:
- the FEM1B gene encoding protein fem-1 homolog B — MEGLAGYVYKAASEGRVLTLAALLLNRSENDIRYLLSYISQQGGQRSTPLIIAARNGHTKVVRLLLEHYRVQTHQTGTVRFDGYVIDGATALWCAAGAGHFEVVKLLVSHGANVNHTTVTNSTPLRAACFDGRLDIVKYLVENNANISIANKYDNTCLMIAAYKGHTDVVRYLLEQHADPNAKAHCGATALHFAAEAGHLEIVRELVKWKSAMMVNGHGMTPLKVAAESCKADVVELLLAHADCDRKSRIEALELLGASFANDRENYDIMKTYHYLYLAMLERYRDSENIIEKEVLPQIEAYGNRTECRTPQELESIRQDRDALHMEGLIVRERILGSDNIDVSHPIIYRGAVYADNMEFEQCIKLWLHALHLRQKGNRNTHKDLLRFAQVFSQMIHLNEPVKAKDIESVLRCSVLEIEQGMSRIKSNQDTDIHTAMDNYECNIFTFLYLVCISTKTQCGEEEQSRINKQIYNLINLDPRTRDGSSLLHHAVNSSTPVDDFHTNDVCSFPNALVTKLLLDCGAEVNAVDNEGNSALHIIVQYNRPISDFLTLHSIIISLVEAGAHTDMTNKQKKTPLDKSTTGVSEILLKTQMKLSLKCLAARAVRIYNISYQKQIPRTLEEFVEFH; from the exons aTGGAAGGCCTGGCCGGCTATGTGTACAAGGCGGCCAGTGAAGGGAGAGTGCTGACCCTGGCTGCCCTGCTGCTCAACCGCTCCGAGAATGACATCAGGTACTTGCTGAGCTACATCAGCCAGCAGGGTGGTCAGCGTTCCACGCCCCTTATCATCGCAGCCCGTAACGGTCACACCAAGGTGGTGCGCTTGCTGCTAGAACATTACCGGGTGCAGACCCATCAGACTGGCACGGTCCGCTTCGATGG TTATGTCATTGATGGAGCCACAGCTCTCTGGTGTGCAGCAGGAGCCGGACACTTTGAAGTTGTCAAACTGCTAGTTAGTCATGGAGCCAATGTGAACCACACTACTGTGACCAATTCAACTCCGCTGCGGGCCGCATGCTTTGATGGCAGACTGGACATAGTGAAATACCTGGTAGAAAATAATGCTAACATCAGTATTGCCAACAAGTATGACAACACTTGCCTTATGATTGCGGCTTACAAGGGGCACACAGATGTGGTGAGATATCTCTTAGAACAACATGCTGATCCCAACGCCAAGGCACACTGTGGTGCTACAGCATTACACTTCGCAGCTGAAGCTGGCCATTTAGAGATTGTTAGAGAGCTGGTCAAATGGAAATCTGCAATGATGGTGAATGGCCATGGAATGACTCCATTAAAAGTAGCTGCTGAGAGCTGTAAGGCAGATGTAGTTGAACTTCTTCTTGCTCATGCGGACTGCGACAGAAAAAGTAGAATTGAAGCTTTGGAACTTCTGGGTGCATCGTTTGCAAATGACAGAGAAAATTATGATATCATGAAGACTTATCACTATTTATATTTAGCAATGCTGGAGAGGTATAGAGACAGTGAGAACATCATTGAGAAAGAGGTTCTTCCACAAATCGAAGCTTATGGAAACAGAACTGAATGCAGAACTCCTCAGGAATTAGAATCTATTAGGCAGGACAGAGATGCCCTTCACATGGAAGGCCTCATAGTGCGTGAACGAATTTTGGGCTCGGACAATATAGATGTTTCGCATCCTATTATTTATCGTGGAGCTGTTTATGCAGATAACATGGAGTTTGAACAGTGTATCAAACTATGGCTTCATGCATTGCATTTGAGGCAGAAAGGTAATAGGAATACCCATAAGGATCTCTTGAGGTTTGCTCAAGTCTTCTCTCAGATGATACACTTGAATGAGCCTGTTAAAGCCAAGGACATAGAAAGTGTTTTGAGGTGTAGTGTCTTGGAAATAGAACAAGGAATGTCCAGGATTAAAAGCAACCAAGACACTGACATCCACACAGCCATGGACAACTACGAATGCAATATTTTTACCTTCTTGTATTTGGTGTGCATCTCAACCAAGACTCAGTGCGGTGAAGAAGAGCAGTCTCGAATCAACAAGCAGATTTATAACTTGATTAATCTTGATCCCAGAACTCGGGATGGGTCTAGTTTGCTGCATCATGCTGTCAACTCCAGTACACCAGTAGATGACTTCCACACAAATGACGTCTGCAGCTTTCCAAATGCACTTGTCACCAAGCTCCTGTTAGACTGTGGTGCTGAAGTGAATGCTGTGGACAACGAAGGAAACAGCGCACTTCACATCATTGTCCAGTACAATAGACCTATCAGTGATTTTTTGACTTTGCATTCGATTATCATTAGTCTGGTGGAGGCTGGTGCTCATACAGACATGACGAATAAGCAGAAGAAGACTCCGCTTGACAAAAGTACAACTGGGGTGTCTGAAATACTCCTTAAAACTCAAATGAAGCTGAGCCTCAAGTGCCTGGCTGCCCGTGCAGTACGGATCTATAACATAAGCTACCAAAAGCAAATCCCCAGAACTCTGGAAGAATTTGTGGAGTTTCATTAG